The following proteins come from a genomic window of Achromobacter deleyi:
- the infA gene encoding translation initiation factor IF-1 codes for MAKEELIELDGIVDEVLPDSRYRVTLDNGIEVGAYASGRIRKHRIRILAGDRVTLEMSPYDLTKGRINFRHKDERGPAPTSRPQQYRR; via the coding sequence ATGGCTAAAGAAGAACTCATCGAACTGGACGGCATCGTTGACGAAGTGCTGCCCGATAGCCGCTACCGCGTCACGCTGGACAACGGCATCGAAGTCGGCGCCTACGCCTCGGGCCGCATCCGCAAGCACCGCATCCGCATCCTGGCCGGTGACCGCGTCACGCTGGAAATGTCGCCGTACGACCTGACCAAGGGCCGCATCAACTTCCGCCACAAGGACGAGCGCGGCCCCGCCCCGACCAGCCGTCCCCAGCAGTACCGCCGCTGA
- the mog gene encoding molybdopterin adenylyltransferase has translation MTAPTRIARRHPDELIIGLVSISDRASAGAYQDEGLPSLRAWLGGALASPWQAVDRLIPDEAARISDTLIELVDTCGCDLVLTTGGTGPARRDVTPEATLAVGTKEMPGFGEQMRQISLRFVPTAILSRQVAVIRERPAHAALIVNLPGQPKAIRETLEGLKADDGSTLVPGIFAAIPYCIDLIGGPYAETRPEVIAAFRPKSARRPQPSPDAAV, from the coding sequence ATGACCGCCCCTACCCGTATCGCCCGCCGCCATCCCGACGAACTGATCATCGGCCTGGTGTCGATTTCCGACCGCGCGTCGGCCGGCGCCTACCAGGACGAGGGCCTGCCGTCGCTGCGCGCCTGGCTGGGCGGCGCCCTGGCCTCGCCGTGGCAGGCGGTGGACCGGCTGATCCCCGACGAAGCCGCCCGCATCTCCGATACGCTGATCGAGCTGGTCGACACCTGTGGCTGCGACCTGGTCCTGACCACCGGCGGCACCGGCCCGGCGCGGCGCGACGTCACGCCCGAGGCCACGCTGGCGGTCGGCACCAAGGAAATGCCGGGCTTCGGCGAGCAGATGCGCCAGATCAGCCTGCGCTTCGTGCCCACCGCGATCCTGTCGCGGCAGGTCGCCGTGATCCGCGAGCGGCCGGCGCATGCGGCCCTGATCGTGAACCTGCCGGGCCAGCCCAAGGCCATCCGCGAGACCCTCGAAGGCCTGAAGGCCGACGACGGCTCGACGCTGGTGCCGGGCATCTTTGCCGCCATTCCCTATTGCATCGACCTGATCGGCGGGCCCTACGCCGAGACTCGTCCCGAGGTCATCGCCGCGTTCCGCCCCAAGTCGGCGCGCCGCCCGCAGCCGTCGCCGGACGCTGCGGTATAG
- a CDS encoding D-alanyl-lipoteichoic acid biosynthesis protein DltD encodes MFTRTLGQHALAAALALSVALAAGWGAWHWLALRTGPCAEAATGVYIHNLGNTLEDQTRNLSRLSQALRTGDRLVVLGSSELTSTDLRFVPYRFLADELRMPVMAYGHSGFQSLGMQLVLAALADELSSASRVVIMVSPGWFDGDGGLGPDEFREHANPLLPRLLRQPEGREQVTRWLRDKGDARVAWSMAAEQAYVFRQRLIGLWTPAHAAPAPEQEAAGPTAAARVVDWDALAREAQDAEQAQMTRNRYAVRDEFFDKYLQAVPAGGKTAFQPQPLTGRDELRELEALMRLLRNHGVNALFVMQPLHPMVFRDLDRFTPVQRQVDALCARYAMTCMDMYDAPYEIGTLRDVQHLGELGWLRVNQRIAEVFRP; translated from the coding sequence ATGTTCACACGCACCCTTGGGCAGCATGCGCTGGCGGCGGCGCTGGCCTTGTCCGTCGCGCTGGCCGCGGGTTGGGGCGCCTGGCACTGGCTGGCCCTGCGCACCGGCCCCTGCGCCGAAGCGGCGACGGGCGTCTATATCCACAACCTCGGCAACACCCTGGAAGACCAGACCCGCAACCTGTCGCGGCTGAGCCAGGCGCTGCGCACCGGCGACCGGCTGGTGGTGCTGGGCTCGTCCGAGCTGACCAGCACCGACCTGCGCTTCGTGCCCTACCGCTTCCTGGCCGACGAGCTGCGCATGCCGGTCATGGCCTACGGCCATTCGGGCTTCCAGTCGCTGGGCATGCAACTGGTGCTGGCGGCGCTGGCCGACGAACTGTCGTCCGCCTCGCGCGTCGTCATCATGGTGTCGCCGGGCTGGTTCGACGGCGACGGCGGGCTGGGCCCGGATGAGTTCCGCGAACACGCCAATCCCCTGCTGCCGCGCCTGCTGCGCCAGCCCGAGGGCCGCGAACAGGTGACGCGCTGGCTGCGCGACAAGGGCGACGCCCGGGTGGCGTGGTCGATGGCGGCCGAGCAGGCCTACGTCTTTCGCCAGCGGCTGATCGGGCTGTGGACGCCGGCGCATGCCGCCCCCGCGCCCGAGCAGGAAGCCGCCGGCCCCACGGCGGCGGCCCGGGTGGTGGACTGGGACGCCCTGGCGCGCGAGGCGCAGGACGCCGAACAGGCGCAGATGACGCGCAACCGCTACGCCGTGCGCGACGAGTTCTTCGACAAATACCTGCAGGCGGTGCCGGCCGGCGGCAAGACCGCCTTCCAGCCCCAGCCGCTGACGGGCAGGGACGAGCTGCGCGAACTGGAAGCGCTGATGCGGCTGCTGCGCAACCACGGCGTCAACGCGCTGTTCGTGATGCAGCCGCTGCACCCGATGGTCTTCAGGGACCTGGACCGCTTCACGCCCGTGCAGCGCCAGGTCGACGCGCTGTGCGCGCGCTACGCCATGACCTGCATGGACATGTACGACGCGCCCTACGAGATCGGCACCCTGCGCGACGTGCAGCACCTGGGCGAACTGGGCTGGCTGCGGGTGAACCAGCGCATCGCCGAGGTCTTCCGTCCATGA
- a CDS encoding peptidoglycan DD-metalloendopeptidase family protein: protein MPQRRDMLRLGLAAAAVCLALPVRARQAPAAQQGGFISRKLNAPVPGGVAVLALGDAATAPEVTYRDRRVLVVREDGKQWIAVVGIPLAVKPGQQEISVRDAAGTRQLPFTVRAKEYVAQHITLKNPRQVNPDPDDMKRIEREMAEQSAANRAYRAGVTPSNLLLDRPVSGGRLSSPFGLRRFFNGEERNPHSGLDFAVPAGTPIKAPAAGVVSLVGDYFFNGKTVFLDHGQGFVSMFCHMSAIDVKVGDAVARGGVVGKVGATGRATGPHLHWNVSLNDARVDPAIFIGAFKP, encoded by the coding sequence ATGCCGCAACGCCGAGACATGCTGCGGCTGGGCCTGGCCGCGGCCGCGGTGTGCCTGGCCCTGCCGGTGCGCGCCAGGCAGGCGCCGGCAGCGCAACAGGGCGGCTTCATCAGCCGCAAGCTCAATGCGCCGGTGCCCGGCGGTGTCGCGGTACTGGCGCTGGGCGACGCGGCGACGGCGCCCGAGGTCACCTACCGCGACCGCCGCGTACTGGTGGTGCGCGAAGACGGCAAGCAATGGATCGCCGTGGTCGGCATCCCGCTGGCGGTCAAGCCCGGCCAGCAGGAAATCTCGGTGCGCGACGCCGCCGGCACGCGCCAGTTGCCGTTCACCGTGCGCGCCAAGGAATACGTGGCCCAGCACATCACGCTGAAGAACCCGCGTCAGGTCAACCCCGACCCGGACGACATGAAGCGCATCGAGCGCGAGATGGCCGAGCAGAGCGCCGCCAACCGCGCCTACCGCGCCGGGGTCACGCCCAGCAACCTGCTGCTCGACCGCCCGGTCAGCGGCGGCCGCCTGTCCAGCCCGTTCGGCCTGCGTCGCTTCTTCAACGGCGAAGAGCGCAATCCGCATTCCGGCCTGGATTTCGCCGTGCCCGCCGGCACGCCGATCAAGGCGCCGGCCGCGGGCGTGGTGTCGCTGGTGGGGGATTATTTCTTCAACGGCAAGACCGTCTTCCTGGACCATGGCCAGGGCTTCGTGAGCATGTTCTGCCACATGTCGGCGATCGACGTGAAGGTGGGCGACGCCGTGGCGCGGGGCGGGGTGGTGGGCAAGGTCGGCGCGACCGGCCGGGCGACCGGCCCGCACCTGCACTGGAACGTCAGCCTGAACGATGCGCGGGTCGATCCCGCGATCTTTATCGGCGCCTTCAAGCCCTGA